The following proteins come from a genomic window of Nostoc sp. ATCC 53789:
- a CDS encoding tetratricopeptide repeat protein — translation MGVEEALEFVDNLVFLQTGEHLDKTQRIILRNLWEDEKRTYQHIANSRGYTEAHLKAVGAELWHLLSKVLGAKVSKSTFQGVVQGFRTNQQSQKASQIPNLATNGTKPQDLDSNFVGRDRQIAELHTLFNRGEKVILIQGEGGVGKTRLARKYFKSQKFNFVLELWMATEIQNLTPVESVVEEWLRRYFNEEPGGDFGISLERLRRKLREQTSKIGVFIDNLETALDKNGKFLEYRRPYVELLRVLADSDVHSVTLVTSRERLRESSLEVYLYPLEGLDDEAWREFFSSCHINCDCTILSEMCSAYGGNAKAMQILRGAILTDFSGDIHSYWQENSTDLLIERELKDLVASQFTRLQQIDLEAYRLLCRLGCYRYQDIPSLPIEGVLCLLWDVPAQKRRGVIKALQDLSLIEAKKGQYWLHPVIRDEAISRLRLIIEEWELVNRKAAECWTQRVVSITNINDALTALEAYYHYVEISDFEKAGDVILQGRGKKWGTGLPLGSSFYQLGLLQKNFSVIQRIIDDIKSPERLIRLYNILGYTYRIIGCIREAIECYEKSGKVLGTLDAKQTEISIVFNTGLCKLELWEIEAAEDCFNSVCILAEQNSNLDDYMTYAQCCLAMIKSRFGSREDAFNLAEVAFSSISTSTRVTLWGIGHSLVTLCLTYKNLGNLKKSFELCQRAIFHSEENNFTQIKGKAISCLAELFREQGEFAKAIFHHSEAIGILDKIGAKSDLAEAYYQLALTHKKMGEISQSRESFLQAIALFNEMQAPRQVEKVQIAMECFEK, via the coding sequence ATGGGTGTAGAAGAGGCCTTAGAGTTTGTAGATAACTTGGTTTTTCTCCAGACAGGAGAACATCTAGATAAAACTCAAAGGATTATCTTGCGTAATTTGTGGGAGGATGAAAAGCGGACTTACCAGCATATTGCCAACAGCCGTGGTTATACAGAAGCGCATTTAAAAGCAGTTGGTGCAGAACTTTGGCATTTACTCTCCAAAGTGCTAGGAGCGAAAGTCTCAAAATCTACGTTTCAAGGCGTAGTTCAGGGATTTAGAACAAACCAACAGTCGCAAAAAGCTTCTCAGATTCCGAATCTAGCGACGAATGGGACTAAACCTCAAGATTTAGATTCTAACTTTGTCGGGCGCGATCGCCAAATAGCCGAACTCCACACCTTATTCAATCGGGGAGAAAAAGTTATCCTCATCCAGGGTGAAGGTGGTGTTGGCAAAACAAGATTAGCACGCAAATATTTTAAAAGTCAAAAATTTAATTTTGTCCTAGAACTGTGGATGGCCACAGAAATCCAAAACCTTACTCCTGTAGAGAGTGTAGTTGAAGAATGGCTACGGCGATACTTTAACGAAGAACCGGGAGGAGATTTTGGGATCAGCTTAGAACGACTACGGCGCAAACTCCGAGAACAAACTTCTAAAATTGGGGTATTTATCGATAATCTAGAAACTGCTCTCGATAAAAATGGGAAGTTCCTAGAATATCGTCGCCCTTATGTTGAGCTATTGAGAGTATTAGCAGACTCGGATGTGCATTCAGTTACTTTAGTCACAAGTCGTGAGCGTTTGCGGGAGTCTAGTCTAGAGGTTTATCTCTACCCACTCGAAGGTTTAGATGATGAAGCATGGCGAGAATTTTTCAGCAGTTGCCACATCAATTGTGATTGTACTATTCTCAGCGAAATGTGCAGTGCTTATGGAGGTAACGCCAAAGCAATGCAAATTCTCCGAGGAGCAATATTGACAGATTTTTCTGGTGATATCCATTCATATTGGCAGGAGAACTCTACAGATTTATTAATAGAAAGAGAATTAAAAGATTTAGTCGCCAGTCAATTTACCCGTCTCCAACAAATTGACTTAGAAGCTTATCGTCTCCTTTGTCGTTTAGGATGCTATCGTTATCAAGATATTCCTTCACTACCTATCGAGGGAGTTTTATGTTTGCTTTGGGATGTACCAGCCCAAAAACGTCGAGGTGTAATTAAAGCTCTACAAGATTTGTCTTTGATAGAGGCGAAAAAAGGACAATACTGGTTACATCCTGTAATTCGTGATGAAGCGATTAGTAGATTAAGATTAATCATTGAAGAATGGGAATTAGTAAACCGAAAAGCCGCAGAATGTTGGACACAAAGAGTTGTATCTATTACAAATATAAATGATGCTTTAACTGCTTTAGAAGCTTATTATCACTATGTAGAAATTAGTGATTTTGAGAAAGCTGGTGATGTAATCTTACAAGGAAGAGGTAAAAAATGGGGTACAGGTTTACCTTTAGGTTCCTCGTTTTACCAATTGGGACTACTTCAGAAAAATTTTTCTGTAATTCAACGAATAATAGACGATATAAAATCGCCAGAAAGATTAATTAGACTTTACAATATACTTGGCTATACATATCGAATAATCGGTTGCATTAGAGAAGCAATAGAATGCTATGAGAAATCAGGAAAAGTCTTAGGCACATTAGATGCCAAACAAACAGAAATTTCTATTGTGTTTAATACAGGGCTTTGCAAACTTGAATTATGGGAAATAGAAGCGGCCGAAGATTGTTTCAATTCTGTTTGTATACTTGCTGAACAAAATAGCAATCTTGATGATTACATGACTTATGCTCAATGCTGTCTAGCTATGATAAAATCACGCTTTGGTAGCAGAGAAGATGCCTTTAATCTTGCTGAAGTTGCCTTTTCTAGCATCTCAACATCAACTAGAGTAACTTTGTGGGGAATAGGGCATAGTTTAGTAACTCTCTGCTTAACTTATAAAAATTTAGGGAATCTGAAAAAATCCTTTGAGTTGTGCCAACGAGCTATATTTCATTCTGAAGAAAACAACTTTACTCAGATTAAGGGTAAAGCTATAAGTTGTCTTGCGGAACTTTTTCGAGAACAGGGAGAATTTGCAAAAGCAATTTTCCATCATTCAGAAGCGATAGGAATTCTTGATAAAATTGGTGCTAAATCAGACTTAGCTGAGGCTTATTATCAATTGGCATTAACTCATAAAAAAATGGGTGAAATTAGTCAAAGTAGAGAAAGTTTTTTACAAGCGATCGCACTTTTTAACGAAATGCAAGCACCAAGGCAAGTTGAGAAGGTTCAAATAGCAATGGAGTGTTTTGAAAAGTAA
- a CDS encoding Uma2 family endonuclease — MSLTLEDFEKMQRQHPDYRMELVKGNIIVMSPSGYESDEVAAEMVAQLRNWVRPRKLGRTAASSAGFRLPNSDLRAPDASFVLAERLRRSPKSFAQLAPDLTVEVKSPSDNLEDLRAKIQEFLSLGTKVGILLNPDERIVEVYNPGQEAIILRDGDILTVPDLLPGWEVPIADLWPLEFD, encoded by the coding sequence ATGTCCCTAACGCTTGAAGACTTTGAAAAAATGCAGCGACAGCACCCTGACTATCGTATGGAACTAGTTAAGGGTAATATTATTGTCATGAGTCCATCAGGATATGAATCAGATGAAGTCGCAGCCGAAATGGTGGCGCAGTTACGTAACTGGGTTAGACCGCGTAAACTAGGACGAACAGCAGCTTCTAGCGCTGGTTTCAGATTGCCAAATTCAGATTTACGCGCACCGGATGCTTCATTTGTTTTAGCCGAACGCTTGCGTCGCAGTCCCAAGTCTTTTGCTCAATTGGCTCCCGATTTGACTGTCGAGGTGAAGTCCCCTAGTGATAATTTAGAGGATTTGAGAGCCAAAATTCAAGAATTTCTGAGTTTGGGAACTAAGGTAGGAATTTTACTCAATCCAGATGAGCGGATTGTTGAAGTTTACAACCCTGGACAAGAAGCAATAATACTTCGTGATGGGGATATTTTAACAGTTCCCGATTTGCTACCAGGATGGGAAGTACCAATTGCCGATTTGTGGCCTTTAGAGTTTGACTAG
- a CDS encoding class I SAM-dependent methyltransferase: MTEEIMAKFDEQEILELWDHRAKDWDIQVGDDGDSNRILNSDPVIWSFAGNVAGLSILDAGCGTGYLARQLYLKGASVTGVDFSAQMIEIAKFRASQNNLDIDFHLDSCTELKSLPDEQFDMIVSNYVLMDLLDLEGAIRAFNRVLKPSGIAILVFSHPCFPQGNSTTVNEDGIVSYSWASSYFERTQHNDEPWNHFTTPFIWFHRPLSDYWKVFKAAGFSVDEFEEPRITPERYHLAENDRKLFNSKTRPYSVVFKLLKVKGLHSNP; encoded by the coding sequence GTGACTGAAGAAATCATGGCAAAATTTGACGAGCAAGAAATACTTGAACTCTGGGATCATAGAGCTAAAGACTGGGATATTCAAGTTGGGGATGATGGTGACAGCAATCGAATTTTGAACTCAGATCCAGTAATATGGAGTTTCGCTGGTAACGTTGCGGGATTGTCTATTCTCGATGCTGGTTGTGGTACAGGGTATCTGGCACGCCAGCTTTATCTGAAAGGGGCCAGTGTAACTGGTGTAGATTTTTCAGCTCAGATGATAGAAATTGCCAAATTCAGAGCTAGCCAAAATAATCTAGATATAGATTTTCATTTGGATTCATGCACTGAACTAAAGTCGCTTCCAGATGAGCAATTTGATATGATCGTCTCAAATTATGTTCTCATGGATTTGCTCGATCTCGAAGGAGCAATAAGGGCATTCAATCGTGTTCTTAAGCCTAGTGGTATTGCAATCCTTGTGTTCTCGCATCCTTGCTTTCCCCAAGGAAACTCAACAACTGTAAATGAGGATGGGATAGTTTCTTATAGTTGGGCCTCTTCATACTTTGAAAGGACACAACACAACGACGAACCTTGGAATCATTTTACAACACCATTTATCTGGTTTCACCGCCCTCTTTCCGATTACTGGAAAGTCTTCAAGGCAGCAGGTTTTTCTGTAGACGAATTTGAAGAACCAAGAATTACCCCAGAGCGATATCATCTTGCAGAAAACGACCGGAAGCTTTTCAATTCCAAAACACGTCCCTATTCGGTAGTTTTTAAACTTCTGAAGGTTAAAGGATTACATAGCAATCCATAA
- a CDS encoding DUF561 domain-containing protein, whose translation MTMHPTLQRAFTNRRVLKVISGLNNFDAASVAATVKAAEFGGATFVDIAADRALVQLAKSLTKLPICVSAVEPEKFVQAVAAGADLIEIGNFDSFYAQGRRFEAPEVLALTKQTRALLPEITLSVTVPHILELDQQVQLAEELVKAGADIIQTEGGTSSNPVHPGTLGLIEKAAPTLAAAFEISRVVSVPVLCASGISNVTAPLAIAAGAAGVGVGSAINQLNSEIAMIAAVRGLVEALAAARVLTQK comes from the coding sequence ATGACGATGCATCCTACACTCCAACGTGCATTTACTAACCGCCGCGTTCTGAAAGTGATTAGCGGCTTGAATAACTTCGACGCTGCTAGCGTTGCTGCGACTGTCAAAGCTGCTGAATTTGGCGGTGCTACTTTTGTTGATATTGCCGCCGATCGCGCTTTGGTACAGTTAGCTAAAAGTTTGACAAAATTACCAATTTGTGTATCAGCAGTAGAACCAGAAAAATTTGTGCAAGCTGTAGCAGCTGGTGCTGATTTAATTGAAATCGGGAATTTCGATTCCTTCTATGCTCAAGGTCGCCGCTTTGAGGCTCCAGAAGTACTAGCGCTGACTAAGCAAACCCGCGCTCTTCTCCCAGAAATCACCTTATCTGTCACCGTTCCCCACATTTTGGAACTAGATCAACAAGTGCAGTTAGCAGAAGAACTGGTAAAAGCTGGAGCAGATATTATCCAAACCGAAGGCGGTACTAGCAGTAACCCAGTTCACCCTGGAACTTTAGGATTAATTGAAAAAGCTGCTCCCACCTTGGCAGCAGCTTTTGAGATTTCCCGTGTGGTGTCAGTGCCAGTATTGTGTGCTTCAGGCATTTCTAACGTTACAGCACCATTAGCGATCGCAGCTGGTGCAGCTGGTGTTGGTGTTGGTTCCGCCATCAACCAACTCAATAGCGAAATAGCAATGATTGCTGCTGTGCGTGGCTTAGTAGAAGCTTTGGCGGCTGCAAGAGTGCTAACTCAGAAGTAA
- a CDS encoding DegT/DnrJ/EryC1/StrS family aminotransferase codes for MIQSVNPIPAFDIKQQYTTIEAEVSAAVLEVLASGRYIGGPLVESFEQQFAAYNTVTQCVACNSGTDALYLALRVLEIGAGDEVITTPFTFIATSEVISAVGAKPVFVDIDATTFNLDVEQVAAAITPKTKAIIPVHLFGQPVDMTSLMAIAQSHNLSIIEDCAQSTGAMWANEKVGSIGHIGCFSFYPTKNLGGCGDGGAITTNDPAIATKLRILREHGSKVRYLHEEIGVNSRLDALQAAILQIKLRYLDTWNDRRRDIANYYYQFLSQIPGIVPPQELPGGIGVWNQYTVRISGEGRNGSSAKYRDWVRNQLQEQGVSSMIYYPYPLHLQPVYQNLGYQIGDLPIAEQACHEVIALPMFPELTQHQQDQVIYALKDCLG; via the coding sequence ATGATCCAAAGTGTAAATCCCATCCCTGCCTTTGATATCAAGCAGCAATACACCACCATCGAAGCAGAAGTAAGTGCAGCCGTTTTAGAGGTTCTGGCTTCTGGTCGCTATATTGGCGGCCCCCTAGTTGAAAGCTTTGAGCAACAATTTGCTGCTTATAATACTGTTACTCAATGTGTGGCTTGTAATTCTGGTACTGATGCGCTCTACTTAGCGTTACGAGTCTTGGAAATTGGTGCAGGCGATGAAGTGATTACAACGCCTTTCACCTTTATTGCGACATCTGAAGTAATTAGCGCTGTTGGTGCAAAACCTGTTTTCGTTGACATTGACGCTACTACCTTTAATTTGGATGTGGAGCAAGTAGCAGCAGCGATTACACCTAAAACTAAAGCAATTATCCCGGTTCACCTATTTGGACAACCTGTGGATATGACATCATTGATGGCGATCGCTCAATCTCACAATTTGTCAATAATTGAAGATTGCGCTCAGTCTACAGGCGCAATGTGGGCCAATGAAAAAGTAGGAAGTATTGGACATATTGGTTGCTTCAGTTTCTACCCTACCAAAAATCTTGGTGGTTGCGGCGATGGCGGAGCAATAACAACTAATGATCCTGCGATCGCTACTAAACTGCGAATACTCCGGGAGCATGGTAGTAAAGTTAGATATTTACACGAGGAAATTGGTGTAAATAGCCGCTTGGATGCTCTCCAAGCAGCCATATTGCAGATTAAGCTGCGTTATTTAGATACTTGGAACGATCGCCGTCGAGATATCGCCAACTATTACTATCAATTCCTTAGCCAAATTCCGGGAATCGTCCCGCCTCAAGAATTACCTGGGGGTATTGGGGTGTGGAATCAATACACTGTTCGTATCTCAGGTGAAGGGCGAAATGGTTCTAGCGCCAAATATCGAGATTGGGTGCGTAATCAATTGCAAGAACAGGGCGTAAGTTCAATGATTTATTACCCCTACCCTTTACATTTGCAGCCAGTTTATCAAAATCTGGGCTATCAAATTGGCGACTTACCAATAGCAGAGCAAGCTTGCCATGAAGTCATAGCTTTGCCCATGTTCCCAGAATTGACACAGCACCAGCAAGACCAGGTGATTTATGCGTTGAAGGATTGTTTGGGGTGA
- the fetB gene encoding iron export ABC transporter permease subunit FetB, producing MQDMIKLDFVDLAIAVGLMAIAIGLSAWEKLGLELNLALATGRTILQLLVLGYILDFILALDNAWAVLALLAIMLTITAIVARNRISQKIPHLLPLVWGAILISTVLTVFYTNFLIIQPDRWYEPQYIIPLVGIVLGNATNAAAIAGERLVSTINSSHLEIETHLSLGATPQQAVSQYRKDAIRAGLLPTLNQMILIGMVAIPGITTGQLLAGVKPLDAVSYEILIIFMVALANLLTTILLTRGLCRQFFNSAAQLVS from the coding sequence ATGCAGGATATGATCAAGCTGGATTTCGTGGATTTAGCTATTGCTGTGGGATTGATGGCGATCGCCATTGGTTTATCTGCCTGGGAAAAATTAGGATTAGAGTTAAACCTAGCCCTTGCTACTGGGAGAACCATCTTACAACTTCTTGTATTGGGATACATTTTAGATTTCATCTTGGCTTTAGACAATGCTTGGGCAGTTTTGGCGCTATTAGCAATAATGCTGACAATTACGGCGATTGTCGCACGAAATCGCATCAGCCAAAAAATTCCTCATTTGTTGCCTTTGGTGTGGGGTGCAATTTTAATTAGTACCGTCCTGACAGTGTTTTACACCAACTTCTTGATTATTCAACCAGACAGATGGTATGAACCACAGTATATAATTCCCTTAGTAGGAATAGTCTTAGGCAATGCTACCAATGCAGCTGCGATCGCAGGCGAACGTCTTGTCAGCACCATTAATTCCAGCCATCTCGAAATAGAAACCCACTTGAGCTTAGGTGCAACGCCCCAGCAAGCAGTTAGCCAGTATCGCAAAGATGCCATCAGAGCCGGATTGCTCCCCACTCTCAATCAAATGATTCTCATCGGGATGGTAGCAATACCAGGAATCACCACAGGACAGTTACTAGCTGGTGTGAAACCTCTGGATGCTGTATCTTACGAAATTTTAATTATCTTTATGGTTGCTCTCGCTAACTTGTTGACAACAATTTTGCTTACTAGGGGGTTGTGCCGTCAGTTTTTCAATTCCGCCGCGCAGTTAGTTAGTTAA
- a CDS encoding pentapeptide repeat-containing protein, with translation MKRIFLTAAALLSTLSLAAPIPVKAENSAPVRRLLETRECLGCNLAGANLKGAHLIGVDLRNANLKGANLEGANLEGADLTGANLKSANLTEAFVSDTILNNANLTNVNLSNSRLYNTDVDGAVLANIDLSGADVFNTAISVGGEY, from the coding sequence ATGAAACGAATTTTTTTGACGGCAGCAGCCTTACTCAGCACGCTATCTTTAGCTGCGCCTATTCCCGTCAAAGCAGAAAACTCCGCCCCTGTCCGGCGCTTGCTGGAAACTAGAGAATGTTTGGGATGTAATTTAGCAGGAGCAAACCTCAAAGGCGCTCATTTGATAGGTGTTGACCTGAGAAATGCAAATTTAAAAGGAGCTAATCTCGAAGGTGCTAATTTAGAAGGCGCTGATTTAACTGGTGCTAATTTGAAATCTGCTAATCTCACAGAAGCATTCGTCAGTGATACCATCTTAAATAATGCCAATCTCACCAACGTGAATTTGAGTAATTCCCGTTTATATAATACTGACGTAGATGGCGCTGTTTTGGCTAATATTGATTTAAGCGGTGCAGATGTATTCAATACTGCCATTAGCGTCGGTGGTGAATATTAA
- a CDS encoding TldD/PmbA family protein, with product MPNINEIANSAKDNAEKLGIKKFDIYGSTVDDTSVQVDQGEPKQVKASNRSGVTVRVWNEENTMGVTSTTDVDSKGLELALKTAYEASFFGVKENVPDFSPEATVPIPNKAQDKTPQAPVAALIERLLVAEKELLAAHPAIKGVPYNGLSQRDIDRFYLNSDGAVRTESHSLASVYLYSKTEEEGKKPRSAGAFRINQSLDNLDINGCIKETADKTISHLNYEKIKTGKYRVVFSAEAFLSLLGAFSNLFNAQSILDNQSLSTPDDLGKQIASPLLSVFDDALHPANVGAETFDGEGTPTRQISLIENGVLTSFLHSAGTAKRLNAQPTGNASIGAKVSVSPNFYHVFTTATPEEELSLDTAENVIFIDDLQALHAGVKSLQGSFSLPFDGWLVNKGVRTSIESATVAGDFLELLKSIIYVEKEAELTPGGVCPKIWVNELSITGE from the coding sequence ATGCCAAATATCAATGAAATTGCAAACTCTGCCAAGGACAATGCTGAGAAGCTTGGTATTAAAAAATTTGACATTTATGGCTCAACAGTAGATGATACCAGCGTGCAAGTAGACCAAGGTGAGCCAAAACAGGTTAAAGCTTCAAATCGCTCTGGTGTTACTGTTCGTGTCTGGAATGAAGAGAATACAATGGGTGTCACCAGTACCACAGATGTAGATTCCAAAGGACTGGAATTAGCTTTGAAAACTGCTTATGAAGCTAGTTTCTTTGGTGTTAAAGAAAATGTTCCTGATTTTAGTCCCGAAGCTACTGTTCCTATTCCAAATAAAGCTCAAGATAAGACACCCCAAGCACCTGTTGCTGCACTCATAGAAAGATTATTGGTAGCTGAAAAAGAATTACTCGCAGCTCATCCAGCAATTAAAGGTGTGCCTTATAACGGTTTATCACAAAGAGATATTGACAGATTTTATCTAAATAGCGATGGCGCAGTCAGAACTGAATCTCATTCTTTAGCATCAGTTTATCTTTATAGCAAAACTGAAGAAGAAGGAAAAAAACCTCGCAGTGCAGGTGCTTTTAGAATCAACCAAAGTTTAGATAATCTAGACATCAATGGTTGCATCAAAGAAACTGCGGATAAAACTATCAGCCACTTGAATTATGAAAAAATCAAGACTGGTAAATATCGAGTTGTTTTCTCAGCAGAAGCTTTCTTAAGTCTGTTGGGTGCTTTTTCTAACTTGTTCAACGCTCAAAGCATTTTGGACAATCAAAGCCTATCTACTCCTGATGATTTAGGTAAGCAAATTGCTTCTCCTCTACTTTCAGTTTTTGACGATGCACTGCACCCAGCTAACGTAGGAGCAGAAACTTTTGATGGTGAAGGAACTCCAACTCGCCAGATTTCGCTAATTGAAAATGGCGTTTTAACAAGCTTTCTCCACAGTGCAGGTACTGCTAAAAGGTTGAATGCCCAGCCAACAGGTAATGCCAGTATTGGTGCAAAAGTCAGCGTTAGCCCCAATTTTTATCACGTTTTTACAACAGCGACTCCTGAAGAAGAGCTAAGTTTAGATACTGCTGAAAATGTGATTTTTATCGATGATTTACAAGCTCTCCATGCAGGAGTTAAATCTTTGCAAGGTTCCTTTTCTCTGCCGTTTGATGGTTGGCTAGTTAATAAGGGTGTTAGGACAAGTATTGAGTCAGCAACAGTTGCTGGCGATTTCTTGGAACTCTTAAAGTCAATTATTTATGTAGAAAAAGAAGCTGAGTTAACGCCAGGGGGAGTTTGCCCGAAAATCTGGGTTAATGAACTGTCAATTACTGGTGAATAA
- a CDS encoding TldD/PmbA family protein, protein MLTSTLLLSNQLPTLQYSSTPERFDETWEAPLATLLGLGRAAGADFIELFLERRNYISCLAEEDSITSISPSLSTGAGVRVFRGKADCYVSTNDLSFSGLKAALEKGLSILGLQLPAPKAFIPEINLELLRDYATKRGKDAWLPVCSSIREMGEVLLDGTAHLKQKASHVQSRRATYFRDWQEVLIAASDGTFARDIRLTQSVGFNLLCADGANRTSIGDRAGNTSDANFLRTWNSQQAAEKIAESAGKMLYADYVESGTYPIIMANHFGGVIFHEACGHLLETTQIERNTTPFADKKGEKIAHESLTAWDEGRSENAFGTIDMDDEGMPAQRTLLIEKGVLKNFLADRTGSARTGHPRTGSGRRQNYTFAAASRMRNTYIDSGEYSTDDLFASVDKGIYCKKMGGGSVGATGQFNFSVDEAYLIENGKITKPLKGAILIGEAKEIMNKISMCSQDLEIAPGFCGSVSGSIYTTVGQPHIKVDSITVGGR, encoded by the coding sequence ATGCTTACAAGTACGCTACTTCTCTCGAATCAACTTCCCACCTTACAATATTCCTCTACACCAGAGCGTTTCGATGAAACCTGGGAAGCCCCCCTGGCTACCCTCCTGGGATTAGGACGCGCCGCAGGCGCTGACTTCATCGAATTATTTTTAGAACGTCGCAACTATATTAGTTGTCTTGCAGAAGAGGATTCCATCACTAGTATTTCACCAAGTCTGTCTACAGGTGCGGGAGTCAGAGTATTTCGTGGCAAAGCCGATTGCTACGTCAGCACTAATGACCTTTCGTTTTCCGGTTTGAAAGCAGCTTTAGAAAAAGGTCTGTCTATCCTGGGATTGCAATTACCTGCTCCTAAAGCTTTCATCCCAGAAATTAACCTGGAACTACTGAGAGATTACGCCACCAAAAGAGGTAAAGATGCATGGCTACCAGTGTGTAGCTCCATCCGCGAAATGGGAGAAGTCCTCCTTGATGGGACTGCTCACCTGAAGCAAAAAGCTAGCCATGTCCAATCGCGCCGTGCTACCTATTTTCGTGATTGGCAAGAAGTCTTAATCGCCGCCAGTGACGGAACTTTTGCCCGTGATATTCGCCTCACCCAGTCGGTAGGATTTAACCTGTTGTGTGCTGATGGTGCTAATCGTACCTCAATTGGCGATCGCGCGGGTAATACTAGCGATGCTAATTTCTTGAGAACTTGGAATTCTCAACAAGCCGCCGAAAAAATAGCAGAATCTGCCGGCAAAATGCTCTATGCCGATTACGTAGAGTCGGGTACTTACCCGATTATTATGGCCAATCACTTTGGCGGCGTAATTTTCCACGAAGCCTGCGGACACCTGCTAGAAACCACTCAAATTGAACGCAATACCACTCCCTTCGCTGACAAAAAAGGCGAAAAAATTGCCCACGAAAGTTTGACAGCCTGGGACGAAGGGCGCTCTGAAAATGCCTTCGGGACAATTGACATGGATGACGAAGGTATGCCTGCTCAAAGAACCTTATTAATTGAAAAAGGCGTTCTCAAAAACTTCTTAGCAGATAGAACAGGTTCTGCACGCACCGGACACCCCAGAACTGGAAGTGGCCGCCGCCAAAATTATACCTTTGCTGCTGCTAGCCGGATGCGTAATACTTATATTGATTCTGGCGAATATAGCACTGATGATTTATTTGCCTCTGTTGATAAAGGTATTTACTGTAAGAAAATGGGTGGTGGTAGTGTTGGTGCTACAGGTCAATTTAACTTTAGTGTTGATGAAGCTTATTTGATTGAAAATGGCAAAATCACTAAACCGCTAAAGGGAGCAATTTTAATTGGTGAAGCCAAGGAAATTATGAATAAAATTTCTATGTGTTCCCAAGATTTGGAAATTGCACCAGGTTTTTGTGGCTCTGTCAGTGGCAGCATTTACACCACAGTCGGACAACCCCACATCAAGGTTGATTCTATTACCGTCGGTGGACGATAA
- a CDS encoding glycosyltransferase family 2 protein, which yields MSLFVLLPAYNEQESIRPLFKRFQTLQQISNMEIKLILVDDGSSDATAQTALEESQLLGVLLNLVQHPKNAGLGEAIKTGFRTFLEISQEGDFLAAMDCDNTQPPELLIKMYDTMIAGSYDIAIASRYRKGSKVIGLSKFREIMSYGASWLFRIAARVPGVRDYTCGYRLYNRNFVSKLDMYYGDNLFTESGFACMIDLLLKAKVLRPKIAEIPMVLRYDQKPTASKMKILKTITRTLKLLFKNLLSTGQSSNLSQTFNEQQTARIPLKMGNRK from the coding sequence ATGAGTCTTTTTGTTCTTTTACCCGCATACAACGAGCAAGAATCAATTCGCCCCTTGTTCAAAAGATTTCAGACATTGCAGCAAATCTCTAATATGGAGATAAAACTGATTCTTGTTGATGATGGTAGTAGTGATGCAACTGCTCAGACTGCTTTAGAAGAATCTCAATTATTGGGGGTATTACTTAATTTAGTCCAACATCCCAAGAATGCTGGTTTAGGTGAAGCAATTAAAACAGGTTTTAGGACTTTTTTAGAAATTTCTCAAGAAGGCGATTTTTTAGCCGCGATGGATTGCGACAACACTCAACCGCCAGAACTCTTAATAAAGATGTATGACACTATGATAGCTGGTAGCTATGATATTGCGATCGCATCTAGATACCGAAAAGGCTCTAAAGTCATAGGTTTATCAAAGTTTAGAGAGATAATGAGTTATGGAGCTAGCTGGCTGTTTAGAATTGCAGCCCGTGTACCCGGTGTAAGAGACTACACTTGTGGTTACAGGCTATATAACCGTAATTTTGTTAGTAAATTAGATATGTATTATGGTGACAATCTATTTACTGAAAGTGGATTTGCTTGCATGATAGATTTACTATTGAAAGCCAAAGTACTCAGACCAAAAATCGCAGAAATTCCAATGGTTTTGAGATATGACCAAAAGCCAACTGCGAGCAAGATGAAAATTTTGAAAACTATTACTCGCACACTGAAGCTCTTGTTTAAGAATCTATTATCTACAGGACAAAGTTCTAACTTAAGTCAGACTTTCAATGAGCAACAAACAGCAAGAATTCCACTGAAAATGGGAAATCGTAAATAA